Proteins from a single region of Theobroma cacao cultivar B97-61/B2 chromosome 10, Criollo_cocoa_genome_V2, whole genome shotgun sequence:
- the LOC18586706 gene encoding 40S ribosomal protein S15a-1, with protein sequence MVRVSVLNDALKSMYNAEKRGKRQVMVRPSSKVIIKFLLVMQKHGYIGEFEYVDDHRAGKIVVELNGRLNKCGVISPRFDVGVKEIEGWTARLLPSRQFGYIVLTTSAGIMDHEEARRKNVGGKVLGFFY encoded by the exons ATGGTGAGGGTCAGCGTCTTGAATGATGCACTCAAGAGCATGTACAATGCGGAGAAGAGAGGCAAACGACAGGTCATGGTCAGGCCTTCCTCAAAAGTGATCATCAAGTTCCTTTTGGTCATGCAGAAGCATG GTTACATTGGAGAGTTTGAGTATGTCGATGATCACAGAGCTGGTAAAATTGTGGTTGAACTGAATGGAAGGCTGAATAAGTGCGGTGTGATCAGTCCTCGTTTTGATGTAGGAGTCAAAGAGATTGAGGGTTGGACTGCGAGGTTACTTCCTTCAAGACAG TTTGGATATATTGTGCTCACCACATCTGCTGGAATCATGGACCATGAAGAAGCCAGAAGAAAGAATGTTGGTGGGAAAGTTCTTGGCTTTTTCTATTGA